The genomic segment CCTGATACTTAACCTTATTAATACAAAATGCAAGGTCAATAGGGATGTGCTCTCCTTTGATTGGCTCTCATATTAATGACTTCTTAAGAGTGAAGCCCTATTGTGGAATGCACCATGACTGACCAGCAACCAGCACAGAAGCCGCCGAAGTATTTGCGCTTCAGCACGAGCGGGATCGTTCCGGACAACCGTGTCCAAATGTGGGAGGGGCATAATGCTCGTGCACTGCTCCCACTCGATATTCGAACTATCGACGATCGCCCGATGCAGGCTTCAGAAACTAATCTGCACCTTCCTTCTATACGCATGGCTAGCGTGTTTGGAACCTCGCAATTTGTCGAGCGCTCTGAAAGCTTCATCGCGGATAATCCCACTGGTGTCATCGCAATCTTTTTCGCTACCGAAGGCGACGCGGTGTTCTTCCACCGTGGCGGACATGTGGCGCTGCGCCCTGGACAAGCTATCGTCTATGATGCTGACCGGCCATTTCTTCGTGGATTCAACAACCGGTTTCGTGAGCTTGTGCTCACCATTCCGAAACAGCGTTACCGCGAGATCGTCGGCTCCAAAAGTCCGGAACTGCCCGCAATATTTGATTTTGGTGCCACTGGAAACGCCAACGAACAGGCCTTAGCGCTGCTGGTGCAGGAATCACTAGACAGAATCGAAAGAGGCGAACCAAGGCATATCGATTCCACTGAGCCTTTAACTAAGTCATGGAGTGGCATCGAAACTGAGGCACTTGGACTACTCCACAATGTGCTTGGTGATTCTGTAAGCAGTGAGGAAGGGCTGATCTCTGCGGCAAAAAACTATATCGAGCTCAATATCTCCGATAGTGGGCTCTCTGCTGCACAGATATCCGCTGCGGTGGGGATCAGTGAACGCCAGCTCAGCCGTATCTTTGCCGATGCAGATCTCACTATTGGGCGTTATGTGCTGAACACTCGGCTGAATTTCGCCAAGAAAGCCCTGTCTATACCGGAACGGGACAATGTGCCTGTCAGTGAGATCGGCAAGCGTTTTGGATTTGCTTCTCCAAGCCATTTCAGCCGCACGTTTCGGGAGCGGTTTGGGATGACTCCTCTCCAATGGCGAAAAGAATCGCAGCGTCAATTCTTGCGTGATTAAGGGCTTTTTGTTCTCAGACGGACATGATCTTGCCCGAAACAGACAACTCCCCCAATCACACTTCCATCAAGTTTGTGGCCTGGGTTACATTTCTAGGTATCGCACGGAGCGCCCCCTTCCGTGAATCAGATAAAACCCCTGGAAAGGACCTGACATGCAGTTTCACTACGATGGATACGCCACTGCTGACCCAATGGAGATGCGCGCAGAAGGTAGCGGAATCAACCGCCCTGAGTCTCTTCCTGAGGTCATGGATGTACTGATTGTTGGTTCCGGTCCAGCTGGCACAATCGCAGCAGCCCAGCTCTCCCGCTTCCCTAATGTAACCACTCGCCTCATCGAACGCAGCGATCGACGTCTGGAGCTGGCCAACGCTGATGGTGTGCACTCCCGCACCATTGAAACCTTCCAGGCATTCGGTTTCGCCCACGAGATCCTTGCCGAAGCTCATGAAATCACTGATATGGCTTTTTGGAAGCCTAATCCGGATAAGCCGAGCGAGATTATCCGTGACAACAGCACCCGCGAGCTGCCACAGCACATCAGTGAATTCCCCATGGCTCTGCTCACCCAGACCCGCATCATTGACCACTTCAACCGGTTCATGAAGAACTCTCCAACCCGCATGGAACCAGATTATGGCTACGAGTTCGTGGATTTCGAGGTTGCAGATAACGCAGACAACGAGGAATACCCAGTCACCGCAACACTTCGTCGCACAACTGGTGAGCAGACCGGCGAACTTGTCACAGTCCGCACGAAGTACCTGGTCGGCGCCGATGGCGCACGCAGCCAGGTGCGTAAATCCTTGGGATACCGACTCCAGGGCAAGCAAGCCAACCATGCATGGGGTGTGATGGATATCCATGCAAACACCGAGTTCCCTGATGTGCGCAAGAAGTGCACCATCAAATCTGACTCCGGCCGCACCATCCTGCTCATCCCACGCGAAGGCGGTTACCTCTTCCGCCTCTACGTCGACTTGGGCGAAGTACCCGATGATGGCAGCAAGGCAGTTCGCGATACTCCGCTTCAGGCTGTCATCGATACTGCCAACCAGATCATGGCTCCATTCACCCTCGATGTGAAAAACGTTGTCTGGAACTCCATCTACGAAGTGGGCCACCGCGTCGCTGATCATTTCGATGACCGCGTCTCAGAGAAGACCACAGGTGAGCATCCACGCATCTTCATCGCCGGCGACGCCTGCCACACCCACAGCGCTAAGGCTGGTCAGGGCATGAATGTGTCTATGCAGGACGGATTCAACCTGGGCTGGAAGCTTGGGCACGTAGCCAGCGGAAACAGCCCACGCGAACTACTTCAGACCTACGCTGAAGAGCGCGAAGACATCGCCTACAAGCTCATCGAATACGACAAGAACTGGTCAACGCTCATGGCCAAGCCAAGCAGCGAAATGGGCAGCGCTCAAGACCTCGAAGATTTCTACCGCGCAAACTCCGAATTCAACGCGGGCTATATGACCCACTACCCGCCTTCCTCTATCACCATGGAAGGAACCAACCAGGACCTGGCAAAGGGCTACCCAATTGGTCGACGCTTCAAGTCCGCGATGGTCGGTCGAGTCTGCGACTTCACCGAAACGCACCTCGGCCACCAAGCAACTGCCGACGGACGTATCCGCACCTATGTCTTCGCAGGAAGCGATGCACCCAACGGCGAAGCTTCTGAGCTAAACCGCTGGGCAGAATGGGCAGAACAAACCCTCGACCCAACGCTCGTGGATGCCAAGGTGATCTACCAGAGCCCGTACACTGAGCTCGATCTCCGCCAAATTCCTTCCGCATTCAAACCGGAAGTAGGCATCTTCGGACTAACGAACGTCGAAAATTCCTTCGGCATCACCGCAGATTCAGACATCTTCGACAGCCGCGAAATCTCCCGCGATGGTGTTGTAGTGGTAGTTCGCCCAGACCAGTACGTATCCGGTATCTTCCCGCTAACCGATACCGCAGGACTAGAAGATTTCCTCACCGCCTACTTCCCTAACTTGAAAGGTGCTCCCCAGCTAGTAGCAACAAACTAGGTTTCAGCTGTGAAGACGCCCAACCCTTTGTGGGTTGGCCGTCTTTATGGCTTTTTAGTTAGAGAGGAACCATCTCTGAGCAATTGATAGTTCTCCCATTAGAAAAAATTTTAAGATTCTGATAGATTTTGTTGCTCTGTGGCTCATTAGTCACAGCAGCTTGCGAAGACACGACACGAGGGATATCACGGAGATCTCCTGACACGGCACCGCCGATGAGCTGATTTTAAAGCCGAACTGTCAGGAAAAAATGTCTCAATCTTCGATGCCTCCTGCGCATCCCAAAAACTATACGTGGATGATTGCAGTTGCAGCAGCCGCCGCGTTCCTTGCAACATTCAATGAAACTTTCCTCAATGTGGCGTTCACGCCGATCATGCAGGATTTCAACGTTGATGTAAACACTGTCCAATGGTTGACCACTGGTTATTTGCTAGTTGCTGCAGTGTTTGTTCCTGTGTCAAATATTCTTTATCATCGCTTCCCCACTCGGCCATTGTTCGTAGCCGTTGTGGCGCTTATGCTGCTTGGCTCCATCGTCGGTGCCTTAGCGCCTTCTTTTGGTGTGCTTCTTTTTGCGCGTCTATTTCAAGCCATTGGTACAGGTTTGCTCACCCCGATCGGCATGAATATTACTTTGGCTGTGTCCCCGCGTGAAAAGTTGGGACTCAACATGGGCATCATGGCTGCGATGACCACACTTGGGCCGTCTCTGGCGATCGTTTTGTCTGGCGTTCTGTTGACCATCGCGCCGTGGACCACATTGTTGTGGGTCTTTGGCGGTTTATCGCTGTTGGTCCTGCTAGCTGGCGGGTTTGCGTTGCAAACGGTTGCTGCTTTACGACGTCCAGTTCTGGACATCATTTCCTTCTTGCTGGTAGCAATCGGACTAGTCGGCATTCTTTATGGTGTTTCCGCAGCATTTGGTGGTGACACTCTCTATGCGGGTATCTCCGTTGTCATTGGCATTGCTGCCCTGTGGATTTTTGCTATTCGCCAACAACGCATCGAACATCCGCTGCTTAACCTGAGCCCATTTTCCAATAAGTCCTTCGTGCTTGGTGTCTTGATGACCATGCTTGGCTTGCTCTTCGTCTTCGCCATGAATGTTGTCATTCCATTGTTCCTGCAATCTGGGCATCAGATGGATCCTTTGGGCGCCTCACTTACTCTCGCTCCAGGTATCTTGCTGACAGTAATCATGGGGCCTATCGCTGGTCGACTCTTTGATCGCCACGGTGGACGTTGGTCCATTCCTCTTGGATTCTTGATCATGGCAGTATTTGTCACCTTCGTTGGCATTGCCGCTGGGTACTCCTCGATTCTGTTGTTTGGTGTGCTTTATATTCCAGCTGTTTTAGCAACTGCACTGGTCATTGGACCTTCTCAAACTTTTGCACTCTCCCAGCTCGACCGTGAAACTAGCTCGCACGGCGTTACTATTGTGTCCACGGGTTTCCAAATTGCAGGTTGTGTTGGTACTTCGCTAGGTGCCGGCATCTACGGTGCGGTAAGCGCTGGAAACACTGATTTTGATTCCCTTCTTAGTGGCTTCCACAGTGCTGTGGCATTGGTTGTGATTACGTCCTTAATCGGCATTTTCTTGGCATTCTTGGCGTACCGTTCCGCAAAGACAACTCCGGTGAAGTCGACTGGGAACAACTCCCTGGAATCCATCATGAAGACTGATGTGTATACCTTGTCTTCTGATGATTCAGTCCTGGATGCTCTTAAAACATTCACTGAGCGCAGTATCTCTGGCGCACCAATTCTTCACTCCGATGGGTCGCTTGCAGGGTTCCTTTCAGACGGTGATGTCATGCGCTATCTTTCCGCTACATACCCTTCTTCTGCTTCGATTTACTCATACGCGATCGGTGGCAATGACGACCTGGATAAAGCCATGTCTGAACTGGCAGAGCTCAATGTCATGCGACTAGCCACTCATGATGTTCTCACCATCGATGTGGAATCCTCGATTGCTGATGCCATAGCCGCGCTATCGGATGCACACATCAAAAAGGTTCCAGTGCTTCGTGGTAAAAATGGCCCAGTAGTGGGCATCGTTAATCGCTCTGCGATTAACCGTTTGGCGATTGGCAACTACCTGAAGGCGACGGCGTAGGGAAGCGTCGAGAAGCATCTTGAAGTAGTTTCGGGGGTATGCGTTCTTTTCAATCGATCCTTGACCTGCTGAATTCTGCATCATTGGTAGCCAGCAAAATTGTGCTGGAGCGTGTGGAGAAACAGCGGTCACATGGATCTGAATGGATGATGTATCCGCCATTTCATCCGTGGGCTTCTCAGAAGCCACTCATGGTTGAACGCAAGGGCCTAGAAATGCGTGTGAGCAGGGGCAGCGTCGATATCCTTCGACGCATTCCTGGTTCGCGATGGGAATTTAGTGCTGGATATCCAATTCCGGTATTTCACCCCAACCACAAAGTCGAAGTTATCGGATTAACCAGCTATTTCATGGATTCCAAGACGTGGCTATCCGAGTTAGGCGGACTAGATCCTGCCGATATCGCGGAAGAAACACACGCTGATCGGCCTGTTTTAATTCTCCCATTGCGCCATGTCACGCTGAGCATCGATGCAGAACACGGCATAGTTTTAGCTGCAGAAAATACCAATGAGCGTGTGCACGCCGTATCAGTAGAATTTTTAGACAACTGGGAATCCCCACAGTGGTCAGGGGAAGTATCAGTTGTAGAACAAGAACCTCTTGAACAACCAGAGCCCGCAAACCCCAGCCCGCTTGTGATGCCCGATGCTCCGAGTGCTGCCCGAAGTCTTCGTGTGCTGTGTCCGTGGGGATCTGTTCCTGACAAACAAATTGGTAATCAAATTGCACTATTTTTGTCA from the Corynebacterium crudilactis genome contains:
- a CDS encoding helix-turn-helix domain-containing protein, which gives rise to MWEGHNARALLPLDIRTIDDRPMQASETNLHLPSIRMASVFGTSQFVERSESFIADNPTGVIAIFFATEGDAVFFHRGGHVALRPGQAIVYDADRPFLRGFNNRFRELVLTIPKQRYREIVGSKSPELPAIFDFGATGNANEQALALLVQESLDRIERGEPRHIDSTEPLTKSWSGIETEALGLLHNVLGDSVSSEEGLISAAKNYIELNISDSGLSAAQISAAVGISERQLSRIFADADLTIGRYVLNTRLNFAKKALSIPERDNVPVSEIGKRFGFASPSHFSRTFRERFGMTPLQWRKESQRQFLRD
- a CDS encoding FAD-dependent monooxygenase: MQFHYDGYATADPMEMRAEGSGINRPESLPEVMDVLIVGSGPAGTIAAAQLSRFPNVTTRLIERSDRRLELANADGVHSRTIETFQAFGFAHEILAEAHEITDMAFWKPNPDKPSEIIRDNSTRELPQHISEFPMALLTQTRIIDHFNRFMKNSPTRMEPDYGYEFVDFEVADNADNEEYPVTATLRRTTGEQTGELVTVRTKYLVGADGARSQVRKSLGYRLQGKQANHAWGVMDIHANTEFPDVRKKCTIKSDSGRTILLIPREGGYLFRLYVDLGEVPDDGSKAVRDTPLQAVIDTANQIMAPFTLDVKNVVWNSIYEVGHRVADHFDDRVSEKTTGEHPRIFIAGDACHTHSAKAGQGMNVSMQDGFNLGWKLGHVASGNSPRELLQTYAEEREDIAYKLIEYDKNWSTLMAKPSSEMGSAQDLEDFYRANSEFNAGYMTHYPPSSITMEGTNQDLAKGYPIGRRFKSAMVGRVCDFTETHLGHQATADGRIRTYVFAGSDAPNGEASELNRWAEWAEQTLDPTLVDAKVIYQSPYTELDLRQIPSAFKPEVGIFGLTNVENSFGITADSDIFDSREISRDGVVVVVRPDQYVSGIFPLTDTAGLEDFLTAYFPNLKGAPQLVATN
- a CDS encoding MFS transporter, whose translation is MSQSSMPPAHPKNYTWMIAVAAAAAFLATFNETFLNVAFTPIMQDFNVDVNTVQWLTTGYLLVAAVFVPVSNILYHRFPTRPLFVAVVALMLLGSIVGALAPSFGVLLFARLFQAIGTGLLTPIGMNITLAVSPREKLGLNMGIMAAMTTLGPSLAIVLSGVLLTIAPWTTLLWVFGGLSLLVLLAGGFALQTVAALRRPVLDIISFLLVAIGLVGILYGVSAAFGGDTLYAGISVVIGIAALWIFAIRQQRIEHPLLNLSPFSNKSFVLGVLMTMLGLLFVFAMNVVIPLFLQSGHQMDPLGASLTLAPGILLTVIMGPIAGRLFDRHGGRWSIPLGFLIMAVFVTFVGIAAGYSSILLFGVLYIPAVLATALVIGPSQTFALSQLDRETSSHGVTIVSTGFQIAGCVGTSLGAGIYGAVSAGNTDFDSLLSGFHSAVALVVITSLIGIFLAFLAYRSAKTTPVKSTGNNSLESIMKTDVYTLSSDDSVLDALKTFTERSISGAPILHSDGSLAGFLSDGDVMRYLSATYPSSASIYSYAIGGNDDLDKAMSELAELNVMRLATHDVLTIDVESSIADAIAALSDAHIKKVPVLRGKNGPVVGIVNRSAINRLAIGNYLKATA